In Brachypodium distachyon strain Bd21 chromosome 2, Brachypodium_distachyon_v3.0, whole genome shotgun sequence, one genomic interval encodes:
- the LOC100838177 gene encoding expansin-B9, with the protein MGSFSGIVAVVAVLAALLAGASCFVVVPPGPNITTSYDGHWLHAKATWYGSPTGAGPPDNGGSCGIKETNLPPYNSLTSCGNLPIFKDGKGCGSCFKIKCGNKVCSKKPVVVFITDMNYYQFAPYHFDLSGTAFGALAMPGRESELRRYGIIDLRFRRVRCKLAPKMKIAFHVEEGSNPEYLAVLVKFVAGDGDIVQMDLKQEGWPEWKPMRESWGAIWRMDVDYHTPLQGPFSIRLTSESGKVLVAPHVIPADWKPKTV; encoded by the exons ATGGGATCCTTCTCGGgcatcgtcgccgtcgtcgcagTCTTGGCGGCGCTCCTGGCCGGCGCCTCGTGTTTTGTGGTGGTGCCGCCCGGCCCCAACATCACGACCAGCTACGACGGCCATTGGCTCCACGCCAAGGCCACTTGGTATGGCAGCCCCACAGGCGCCGGCCCCCCTGACAACG GTGGTTCGTGTGGGATCAAGGAGACGAACCTGCCTCCCTACAACAGCTTGACCTCTTGCGGCAACCTCCCCATCTTCAAGGACGGCAAGGGCTGCGGCTCCTGCTTCAAG ATCAAGTGTGGTAACAAGGTGTGCTCGAAGAAGCCGGTGGTCGTGTTCATCACGGACATGAACTACTACCAGTTCGCCCCGTACCACTTTGACCTCTCCGGCACGGCCTTCGGGGCCCTGGCGATGCCGGGGAGGGAGAGCGAGCTGCGGCGCTACGGCATTATCGACCTCCGGTTCAGGAGGGTGCGCTGCAAGCTCGCGCCGAAGATGAAGATCGCGTTCCACGTCGAGGAAGGGTCCAACCCGGAATACCTGGCGGTGTTGGTGAAGTTCGTCGCGGGAGACGGTGACATCGTGCAGATGGACCTGAAGCAGGAGGGCTGGCCGGAGTGGAAGCCGATGAGGGAGTCGTGGGGCGCCATCTGGAGGATGGACGTGGACTATCACACGCCGCTCCAGGGCCCATTCTCCATCCGCCTCACCAGCGAGTCCGGCAAGGTGCTCGTCGCCCCTCACGTCATCCCGGCTGACTGGAAGCCCAAAACTGTCTAA